The following DNA comes from Cucumis sativus cultivar 9930 chromosome 7, Cucumber_9930_V3, whole genome shotgun sequence.
TGAACATATATCCAAAATGCATATAGCTTGAGCCTTTGAATAAGCTCTCAACAATGTCTAATCCAACCAGGTAAGAATATCTTTATAGTTATTTATCTGTTTACATCTTCATTACAACCATATCTGGATTTTTGCACACAGTATCTAATTCACAACCTCTGGCGGACTatgtattttacaaaattcCTGATCATGTAGGAGGCTGCATGAGAAGGTGGCTCTCATAACAGGAGCTGCCAGCGGTATTGGGGAAGAGACGGCCAGGCTATTTGTAGCCAATGGTGCTTTTGTTGTCATAGCTGACATCAACGATGAACTAGGCCAGAAAGTGGTTACGTCCATTGGTGTCGACCGGGTTAACTTTCATCATTGTGATGTGAGAGACGAGAAGCAAGTTGAAGAAACGGTGAGCTATACTATCGAAAAACATGGCCACCTTGACATTCTTGTCAGCAATGCTGGCATTGTGGAGACGCCCTCTTCGATTCTAGAGCTTGACATGTCTAACTTTGACAATGTAATTTCGACCAACGTTCGAGGAGTATGTTATACTAATCCATATTTTACTCCATCATAGCCTCGTCATTtgacaataattttgtttaaggtTTTATGTTTGTAAGCGAttgaagtctatcattgattgTCAtggctatatttacaatttttgttaaaaggtTGCTACATGGAGTAGTATCGTATGAAGCCTCatgttatatgttttaaattcttCTTAACCCATGTATtcttaaaattacattaaagGTGCTTGCAACGATCAAACATGCTGGACGAGCAATGGTGAAGCAAAAAATACGAGGGTCAATCGTCTGCACGGGGAGCACGGCAGCGCTAATTTCCTTTAACCCATCATTAACGGCATACACAAGCTCAAAGCATGCGGTGTTAGGGTTGGTGAGGTCGAGCTGCGAGGAGCTGGGGATGTATGGAATAAGGGTGAACTGCGTGTCACCCCACGGGTTGGCAACGCCGCTGGCTTGCCGGTGTTTGAATATGGAAGTGAGTGAGGTTGAGGAGAAACTTAGTTCAATGGTAAGTTTGAAGGGTGTGGTGTTGAAGGCTAGCCATATAGCTGAAGCTGTTATGTTTCTTGCATCCGATGAATCAGTTTACATAAGTGGACAAAACTTGATTGTTGATGGAGGCTTCACCGCGGTCAAACCATTAATGTAATGTCTttaattctcttttcatttacTATGTGAATCTGTGATGTATTCAATTTCCAATAAGAGTTGATCAAGTTTGGAACCACAGCTAAGATATTTTGGATGTGTATTTAAGTTAGATCTCTTTATTATACAAATGAATCTTTTCATTTCGTCTTAAATCAAGCTAACTTTAATAcgttaaaattgaaatgaaaatttaaactttttcataTCAATTGTATTTGGTTCTAAtcgttaaataaaataaattaggcTTCGTctcatattataaatataaatattgttaattagtAACGTATAATATTCCTACCTACAAcatataacatataaaaaaaatatggaaacaaaaaaagttactCTTAGAATACAAACAAAATCTCACAGTGATCACGAAAGGAAATGATCATTGGACATTAATTAAGTGTGATCAACAACAATCTTATTCATTAGTATGATACCTTTTGGAGTGAAACACAAAAGGCAAAACCATAACGGTTATGCCCAAAAGTAAacgaaaatatgaaataatcgacataaatattattgggttgaaagaaaattcataaattttcatcaCTAGTAGGGTTGCAACTAAATGTTTTTCGTcactataaataattttgtcgCTCAAAGTATTAATTAACCATCCtataattattgattataaaaatataattaatattggaATGTTAAGAATTGgaaataaaagtttcatttttacccatttatttacataaaaattatagaaaaatggacaaaagattaattttttttacttttagtagtttttaaattgtaaatagtttacttttcttattattatttttgccCATAAAAATGATACGTACAAACGTATGAAGCACGTGTGAGAATACTAATTTGTGTTTATGAGAAAGAATATCTTCACGGGTGGTGATGTACAACAACTGTGTATtaatttgtcaatttattACTACTGTTTCTCCTTTTGGCTTCTAATACTTGGACATTCATCATGTGATTCCTGACATTTTTAATCCCTACAACACGAGCTAGAGATTTGTATTTTGGCTGCTAATTTCTTGAAATGGGTTTGTATCTCTTGTTAATAAcgattagttttcaaaatatgaacaaGCCCAAGTTGATGTTTCAATCAAATTGTACTAGCTAGACTCGTAATCCTTGTAGCTTTAGCAAATAATCTATAAATAGTGAAAAGCTCATAGAAAGCTTAATACCCCAACcagtttaaaaagaattaattctTTTCTGATGTGGAAGTTTAGGCAATACTACAACCATAtataatattcataaatttacgAAACTACCAAACTAAATTAGCTAATACCATTTGATGGGGAAAGACCACCTACTCTACCACTACTGTGAAGAAATATAAcagaaaaatttatataaaaaaaaatggtgataaaaaggaaaacacaAGAATAAAtgtggaaattaaaaaaatccgAAAAATCCAcgtaccaaatttaaaagtaaaattatgaTCATAACTCATGGATATCTTATATGAATAACGTCTCTTAGATCacttgtactttttttttgtatcacTCATACAAAATGAAGGCATGACTAAGattaaagagtttttaatGATGACAATTTGAAGCTAAACATTAGCTTCTTTTATAGTACTTGAAGCCCCGttattttcttaagttttttCAACGTGCGACAACTagaattttaacattttgcaAAAACTCAATGCAAATTAGGCTATCACTTGCCAATATTTTGTCTTGTCACTTTCATATCTCAACAAGTCCAtgaaaaatttgtttcatctACGAGATGATATCTTTATGTATGATATGCAGCAAATGAATTTACATTTATACAGTATGTAATGTCAATTTATTACTACTTTGTCCTTTCATAACTATATTAACCACAAGATTCTTGTGAACACATTCTATTAAGAGCTTCTACAAATATCATTCAATCATGCATACATAAAAATCAGTTGAAATATATTCTTCTTTAAAAGAGCCTATATAAGCtttgtgaaaatttgaacATATATGCTCAAAAAGGTGAAAACACATAACAGCTTCAAGCTTGAGTAACATCTCAACAATGTCTAACCCAACAAGGTAACaatatctttatattttctctcttaattTCAATTACAACCATCTGGATTTTGCACACTATTTCTTCACAAGGGCTCTTTACTATTGTACAAAATTTCTCATGTAGGAGACTGCATGGGAAGGTGGCTCTCATAACCGGAGCTGCCAGCGGCATCGGTGAGGAGATTGCAAGGTTGTTTGCAGCCAATGGtgcttttgttgttgttgctgaCATCGACGACAAACTAGGGCAGCAAGTGGTTGCATCCATCGGTATTGACCAAGCGAGCTTTTTTCATTGTGATGTCAGAGACGAGAAGCAAGTTGAAGAAATGGTGAGCTACACCGTCGAAAAACATGGCCACCTTGACATTCTTGTCAGTAATGCTGGCATCTCGGGCTCTTCCTCTACAATTCTAGATCTCGACATGTCGAACTTCGACAATGTAATGTCGACCAACGTCCGAGGAGTATGTTATATTATAACACTAAACtcagaaattttaattttgattcattagacaacaatttcatttttcagttTTCTGTTCTGAAAACTTATATGCTTGTTTTTCCTTCCAAATTAACCATTGTTTTTCACATTccctaaaaaaagaaaagttgaattcTTTGTTAAATTCGATGAACACTTGTATGGAGCCATAAATGTTGGAAAAGTTATTGatatacattaaaatattat
Coding sequences within:
- the LOC101215579 gene encoding short-chain dehydrogenase reductase 3b; the protein is MSNPTRRLHEKVALITGAASGIGEETARLFVANGAFVVIADINDELGQKVVTSIGVDRVNFHHCDVRDEKQVEETVSYTIEKHGHLDILVSNAGIVETPSSILELDMSNFDNVISTNVRGVLATIKHAGRAMVKQKIRGSIVCTGSTAALISFNPSLTAYTSSKHAVLGLVRSSCEELGMYGIRVNCVSPHGLATPLACRCLNMEVSEVEEKLSSMVSLKGVVLKASHIAEAVMFLASDESVYISGQNLIVDGGFTAVKPLM